The Nitrospirota bacterium DNA segment ACAAATCTTCTTCTATGGTCTAATGGAATTTCCCAGTATATTACAGGCGGATGTCTGAGCCCCAGGATAAGCATCAATATAGCCCATAAAGCCCAGCCTTCCCATAATAACAAACCCAGCGCAAACATAGCAAGAACAAGAAGCATTGAAATATGTTTGTGTTTCTCACCAAGAAGTGCATATGCTATATGTCCTCCGTCAAGTTGGCCGATAGGTATTAGATTAATAGAAGTGACAAAGAATCCTATCCACCCTGCAAAGGCAACAGGATGAAGCATAATATCGTAATCGGCGGGGATTATTCCGATTATCAATTTAGCCAAAATTGAAAAAAGCATAGAATCACCGAGACTTAATCCTCCTTCATATTTTTCCATTGATACAACCTCTGACATATTGAGCCCTATAACTGATACAATAATAGAGACTATAAAACCTGCTATAGGTCCCGAAGCACCTATGTCTATCAGGGATTTTCTGGAAATAATCGGCGATTTCATTTTTATAAATGCCCCGAATGTTCCTATAATCGTTGGGGCTGGAATAAAATACGGAAGTGTTGCTTTTACTTTGTGCTTTTTTGATGCAAAATAATGTGATAATTCATGACTGAGAAGAATAGTTATCAGGGCACCTGCAAAAGGAAATCCTTTATATAGTTTCCCCGGTTCTTTTGTCAGGTCTACACCCACATGCATCGCACCTACAGTAAGTGTAGTTAAAAGAGTGAGAACAAACAGGAAAAGGTGCAAGAATGGGAACTTTTTCATCCTTGATAATCTCCTTTCTCATTTTAAATGACATAACATAGAGGGTCCTGATATTCTTAATTATAGTCTAATTTTTGGTTCTTATCCAATTTCTTTGCTAAAACAATTAAAGTAAAAAGCATTTTTAAATGGTCTTTTAAATTCGGTAATTTACCTTTTAAAAAGAGAGGTGAGCAAAATAATCCCGATTCCGATTGTTAGACAAGAGTCAGCTAAGTTGAATGCAGGCCAATGGAAAGTACCTATCGAAAAGTCCATAAAATCTACAACCTTACCATATAAAATTCTATCAATCAGGTTGCCTGCAGCTCCACCAAATATAAGAGAAAGGCCTACAAAATTATAAGCATTCTTTTTAAGGAGATAGATTACAAAGATTATGGCAATAATTGAAATAGTTATAAAGAAATGGGTATTCATGTCTTTTAATATTCCAAAAGCAGCACCTGTATTTCTTACATTAACAATATGAAGGAACGGTAATATCTCTATTGAATCAAAAACATCCACATATCTGATAATAAGATATTTGCTAGCCTGATCCAGAAGAATTACAAGTAAGATTATAAAGATGATGATTGTTGATCTTTTCATTATGAAAAGAGAACCTTATAGCATCTTTCACATATATCCGGTTCTTCGCTGAATGAGCCCACAGACTCACTCCAATTCCAGCAACGCTGGCATTTTTTCCCTGATGCACGTTCAACAAGAATCTCGATACCAGGCATCTCTGCACTTTTGTAAGAATCTTTAAAACTTTGATCAGATATTTCAACTGCTGAAACAATAAAGAATGTTGGCAGAAAATCTATCTTCTGCATAAGAAGATCTTTATATTTATCTGATAAACTGAGGACAATCTTTGCTTCAAGCGAATTTCCGATAAAACGTTCTGCCCTTTTTAATTCAAGAGCCTTATTTACTTCATTTCTTAAAATAAACAATTCATCCCACATCTTCTCGAGCTTTTCATCATAGTATTTTTCATTAAATTCTGGAAATGATGCAAGAAATACAGATGGCACAATCTCAGGGATATCTTGTTTGTATCCTTTTGTCTTTTTTAGTATGCTCTGCCATACCTCTTCTGCAGTAAAAGATAGTATAGGTGCCATTAATCTTGTCATAGTTGAAAGAATATTATAAAGAACCCATTGTGCAGCAAGCCTTTCTGCTGAATCTGATCTAAATGTATAGAGTCTGTCTTTCAATACATCAAGATAAAAAGAGCTCATATCAATAACACAGAAATTGTAAATATTATGGAATACATCATGGAAATTAAATCTTTCATATGCTTCTATAACCTTTCTTGTAAATGTCTGCAATCTGCTAATCGCCCATCTGTCTATTTCAAGCATATTATGGCTGTAATCTTTACCGTCATAGTCATTAAGATTGCCAAGGAGAAATCTGCATGTATTACGAATTTTCCTGTATGCTTCAGTAAGTCTGTCGATGATTTCTTTTGAAATCCTGATATCATCTCTATAGTCTTCAGCAGATACCCACAAACGTAAAATCTCAGCACCGTTTGTCTTAATAATTTCCTGAGGGGCAATCACATTCCCAAGAGACTTAGACATTTTCTTACCTGAACCGTCAACAACAAAACCATGTGTAAGAACAGTTTTGTATGGTGCTTTTCCGCGTGTACCTACTGAAGCTATGAGTGAACTCTGGAACCATCCTCTATGCTGATCGCTGCCTTCGAGATAAAGGTCTGCTGGCCACGATAACCTTAAATCTTTCTCCATAACAGCAGCATGACTGACGCCTGAGTCAAACCAGACATCGAGTATGTCTGTCTCTTTCGAAAAAAGAGACCCTCCGCATTTTTTGCATTTATATCCTTCAGGAATTAATTCCGCCGGCTCCTTTAGAAACCATATTTCAGCACTCTGTGCTTCAACTAAATTAACTATACCTGTAAGAATTTCAGTATCTTTAACAAATTCTCCACAATCTTTGCATTTTAAAAGAGTAATCGGCACTCCCCAAGACCGTTGCCTTGATAAACACCAATCAGGCCTGTTAGAGATCATTCCATAAATCCTGTCTTTACCCCATCTGGGTATCCATGTTATATGCTCTATATTTGAAAGACAATGTTCCCTGAGTTTATTTTTTGTAATAGATAAAAACCACTGTTCTGTTGCTCTGAAAATTACCGGCTTTTTACATCGCCAACAATGGGGATATGAGTGTGTAATTTTTTCTTCTTTAAGCAAAGCATTTTTATTCTTCAAAATTTCGATAATATCTGCATTTGCTTTGAAGACATGCTTACCTTCCAAAGAAGATATTTTTTCATTACCAGTGAAATCAAATTTACCATAATCATTTACCGGAGCATAAATATCAAGACCATATTGCAAGCCGATTTCATAGTCATCCTCTCCGTGTCCTGGAGCAATATGAACAATTCCTGTTCCTTCCTCAAGTGATACAAATTGACCCAGAATTATTTTTGACTTTCTTTGAATAAATGGATGCAGTGTATACATCCCTTCGAAATCCTTTCCGGGAATTTTAGCAATAATATCTCCATTTAACTTGAGTTCTTCTCTGAGTGATTTTAATCTGCCCTCGGCAACTATATAAAATTCACTTCCCTGCTCAATCACAAGATACTCAAAATCAGGATGGAATGCGAGTGCAAGGTTTGCAGGTAGTGTCCAGGGTGTAGTAGTCCAAATGATAACATATATATTTTTCCCTTTTAGTAAAGGAATAATTTCCCCAATACTATCCTGATCAAGTGCAAATTTTACAAAAATTGAAGGTGATTCTTTTTCATTATATTCTACTTCTGCTTCTGCAAGTGCTGTAACACATGAAGGACACCAGTGAACAGGCTTTTTACCCTTATATACATAACCACCATCTACAAATTTGCAGAATTCTCCCACAATCGTTGCCTCATAAGAATTAGACATGGTTAAATAAGGATTTTCCCAATCAGCGAAGACACCGAGACGTTTGAACTCCTCTTTTTGTATATTTACAAATTTTTCTGCGTATTCTCTACACAGTTTTCTCTTGTCTATAATATCAAGCGTATCTTTTTTTTCACCTAAATTCCTGTCAACTTGAAGTTCAATCGGTAAACCATGACAGTCCCATCCAGGAACAAAAGGAGAATAGAAACCCTGCATGGATTTATATTTGACGATAATATCTTTTAGTATTTTATTCAGTGCATGACCGATGTGAATATGACCATTTGCATAAGGCGGCCCATCATGAAGAATATAATGACGGTTCCCGATGTTCTTCTGTTGAAGCTTTTCGTATATCATTTGCTCTTCCCAGAATTTTATGACTTCTGGTTCTTTCTGGGTAAGATTAGCCTTCATAGGAAAATCTGTTTGTGGAAGGTTAAGTGTATCTTTAAAGTCTTTCTTCATATTTGCTCTAAGTTACTTTTCTTCAGCTCTTTCTTTCTTCTGTGCTTCACGTTCAGCAATAATTTTCTGTGCCAGATGACTTGGCAGTTCCTCGTAATGAGAAAATTCCATTGAATAAAGCCCTCTGCCAGATGTCAAACTATGAATTTGATTTGCGTATACAAGCATCTCAGACATAGGAACAAGTGCAATAATCTTCTGATTACCACCAGCCTGAGGTTCAACACCCTGAACTTTTCCCCTTTTTGAATTCAGATCGCCAATAACTGCTCCCAGTGTATCATCTGGTGTGATTACTTCTACTTTCATTATAGGTTCAAGTAGAATTGGCTTGGCATCTAACATTGCTTTCTTCAATGCCATAGACCCTGCTATCTTGAATGCCATTTCGGATGAATCTACTGAATGATATGATCCATCATATAAAGTTACTCTAATATCAACTATAGGATAGCCTGCAATAACTCCCTCTCTCATGGTTTCAACTACTCCTTTTTCAACTGCAGGTCTATATTGTTGTGGTATAACACCGCCGACTATCTTATCTACAAACTCATAACCACTCCCTCTCGGCATAGGTTCTATTTCTATCCAGCAGTCTCCGTACTGTCCTCTACCACCTGATTGTTTTTTATATTTTCCCTGGGCACGAGTAGAGACTTTGATCGTTTCTCTATAAGGAACTTTGGGGGTCTTCATAATGACTTCAACCCCAAATTTTCTCTTTAAACGTTCAAGTGTAACCTCAAGATGTACCTGTCCCATTCCTGAAAGAAGCATTTCCTTTGTCTCTTCATCACGCTGAAATCTTAAAGTTGGATCTTCTTCAAGAATCTTGTGAAGTCCACCACTTACCTTCTCTTCATCGCCTTTGCTTTTTGGTGCAATCGCATATGAAATAATAGGGTCTGAAAACTTTACTTTTTCAAAAACTATTGGATGAGCCTCGTCAGATAGGGTATCCCCAGTATATGTTTCTTTAAGTTTTGCAACAACACCTATCTCCCCTGGTCCCACAATCTGGGCAGGTATTTGCTTTTTCCCCTGAAGATAGTAGACCTGCCCTATCCTTTCCTTTACACCTGTTGTTGCATTAAGAACATTAGAGTCGGCTTTAAGCACTCCTGAATAAACCCTGAAGATCGATAGCCTTCCCGCAAAAGGGTCTGCTATTGTCTTAAAAACATATGCTGATAAAGATTCATCCTTAAGAGGCTTTTTTTCGACGTCTTTTCCATCCTTTATATTCTTTCCCTTTATCGGTGAAATTCGCGACATTTCTGTTGGAGACGGAAGACAGAGAATAATCGCATCGAGGAGATTAGCAATAGCAATATTATTTATTGCAGAACCACACGTGACAGGAATAAATCGTTTTGTAATTGACCCTTCTTTTACTCCTTTAATTATCTCATCATCTGAAAGAGCCCCTCCTTCAAGGTATTTTTCTAATAGCGTATCGTCGGATTCTGCAATCTTTTCAACAAGTTTTTTTCTATATGCTTCGACATCTGGGATAATATCAGATGGAATATCAATTTCTTCAGGTTTACTATTTTTAAAATTAAAAGCCTTCATCTTTATCAGGTCAACAATACCTTTAAAGTTTTCTCCGGAACCTAATGGAACCTGAAGCGGTATGGCTTCAGTCTCAAAAGCCTTTTCTATGTCACCAACTGCTCTCGAAAAACTGGCATTTTCTTTATCCATTTTATTTATAAAGATCAGTCTCGGAAGTTCATAATCAGAAGCGTATTTCCATATCTTTTGCGTTTCAGCTTTTACTCCGGAAATAGCACTCACAATTAATACTATTCCATCAACAACACGCAGACAACTCCTCGTGTCTTCTATAAAATTAATAAAGCCAGGAGTATCAATAAAATTAATGCGGTAGGTATTCCAGTCACAAAATGCAACAGATGAGGAAATGGTTATCTTCCTTGAAATTTCCTCGGGTTCAAAATCTGTTGTAGTCGTTCCATCCTCAACATGACCGAGTCTATCAATAGCTCCTGCATTAAATAACATAGTTTCTACAAGAGAAGTTTTGCCTGCACCTCCATGAGCTACAACAGCAACAGTACGTATTTTTTCTACCTCAAAATTTGCCATAAAACCCCCTTAATTTTTTAATAAAATTTAAATCCAATCTTTCTCATTCAATACTTTTTCAATGACAGATTTATTATGTTGTTTTTTCCCTGATGAAATACTCCATATTTTTATAAATAAAAAAGATATTATTAATGCACCAAATCCAAAGAGAGCGGATAAAGTATCTGAATCAATATTACTGAAGTAACTGCTGAAGATTTCTTTTCCACTAATAGCTCCTATTACAAGGGAAAGAGCTGGAATACCATAAACAATAAAAGACTCCTTGAGATAAGTATAAGGCTTAATAACAACTTTTACTCTTTGTCCAACCTGGGCATCAATAGGATTAAATGCCTCAATTTCCATTGATTGTTCCGCAGGTTTACAAGTTCCTAAACTGCATCCCTCACACATTGTTTTCCTGGGAATTTTCACTGTAGCTGTCTTACCATGAACGCTTTCAATAATACCAAATTCTTCCATAGATTTGAATTTTACCATATAAAGTCTTAAAAATTCCTGTTGAACTACACAAACCAATTTGACAAAAATATCTTTATTTTTATAGGGTATATCAAAGACGTCGATTAATGGGAACATAGCTATGGAAGTTATCCGAATACCCAGAATAATGCAGTATACTTCAAAAAACCATCTGCTTAAAGGGAAGACAATAGGTTTCGTCCCAACCATGGGCGCACTTCATGAAGGCCATCTAAGTCTTGTTAGAAGGGCAAGACAGGATAATAATATTACGGTGGTTAGCATATTTGTCAATCCAATACAGTTTGGCCCTTCAGAGGATTATGCAAAATACCCAAGAGATATCGAAGAAGATACCAAAAAACTACAGAAGGAAAACATTGATATACTTTTCCTTCCTGATGTCTCTGGAATGTATCCAGAGGATTTCCTCACCTATATTGATGTTGAGAAAATTTCGACAAAACTCTGCGGAGCATTCAGACCCGGCCATTTCAGAGGTGTTGCAACAGTTGTAATGAAATTATTCAATATAGTAAAACCTACAAGTGCATACTTCGGTCAAAAAGATTTTCAGCAGACGGTCGTTATAAAGCAGATGGTTAAAGACCTCGATCTTGATATTGATATAATCATATGTCCTACCGTTAGAGAGACTGATGGTCTTGCCATGAGTTCGAGAAATGTATACCTCGATACTGAACAAAGAAAAGCAGCAACAATTATTTATAAAACCCTTCTGGAAGCTTCAAACCTTATTAAATCTGGTATAATAGACGGCAGGAAAATTCAAAAAATAATGCAGGAAAAAATACTGAAAGAACCTGCTGTAACAAAAATTGATTATATCGGTGTATATGATCCAGTAACGCTTGAAGAAATTTATAATATTAAAAAAGATGTATTACTGGCAGCAGCTATACGTATAGGTTCTACAAGGCTTATTGATAATATGATATTAAATTTATAGAAAAAAGGATAACTTTATGTTACAAAGAATTCATATTCAGGTTCTTGATAATCCTGAAGAAGATATATTTTATAATGAATATAGCTCTGAAATAGCAGTAACAAATAAAGCTCTAACAGAGGACCTCTCTAAGGAGATGAAATATTCTTATCCTTATGTGGTATTTGTTGAATATATCGATCTTTTTATGGACGGTGAAGAAGAATTTGATGATATCAGGGATCTCTTAAGACTTGGAGCAGTAAATACGCCAGTTGTTTTGATTAATGGTGTATTAAAAATACATGGGGGTATCCCTTCTACTATAATTAAAAACGAGGTCGAAAAGTTACTTTCTTCAGGGCCTATTCATTAAATCGTTATGAACCAGTGGATTTTTAATCTTTTTATTTAAAGGGGGATTTTGTGATTAATGACCATGAACAAAAATATTTAGAAGGTCTCAATATTGATGAAAAAATTGATTTTTCAAAAAAAATTATAAATGATGCTATCAGCAGGTTTGGTCAAGAAAAGATTGCCCTTGCAATTACAGGAGGCAAGGATAGCACAATGCTTTTATGGCTTTTCAAAAATGTATGCAGTGAACTTTCTATTAAGATTCCTAAATGCATGTTTATCGATGAAGGAGATGTTTTCACTGAAATCCTCGAGTTTGTCGAGACTTTAAAAAAACAATGGAATCTTGATATTGTCATTGCAAAAAATACTGATGTCGCAGGAAAAGTGAAAAAGATAGGTGATATTATAAAAGTAAAAGACCTTAACGAATCGAACAGACAGGAACTCAGAAATCTAAATTTCAACGAGGATGAATTCACTTTTGAGCCAGAATCATATATCGGCAATCACCTGATGAAAACAGTCCCGATGAAGACGTTTATTCAAGAATATAAGATTGCAGCTTTGGCAACAGCTATCCGATGGGATGAACAGGAAGCGAGAAAAAATGAGGAATATTTTAGCCCGCGAACAAATCCAGATCATTATCGTATCCATCCGATTCTACATTTTAAGGAAAGAGATATATGGACTGCTATACATAAATATAAAATTCCATACTGTATTCTTTATTCACAGGGTTACCGTTCACTCGGTGCTAAAAGCACAACTTATAAAAATTCAGATATTCCAGCATGGCAGCAGGATCTGGAACATACTACAGAAAGAAGTGGTAGAGGACAGGACAAAGAACTCGTAATGGAAAAATTAAGGGATTTAGGTTATATGTAATGTTCGATTTTCTGAAAAAAGGTAAAAAAAAGAAAGTTGTAATATTGGGAATCGATGGAACACCCTGCAGTCTGCTGAGGGATTTAATTCAAGCAGGCGACATGCCTAATCTATCCTCACTTACAAGCACTGGTACTCTATCCCCGATGTTTGCCTCAATCCCTGAAGTTTCTTCTACTTCATGGACAACCTTCATGACCGGTGTAAAC contains these protein-coding regions:
- a CDS encoding site-2 protease family protein, whose amino-acid sequence is MKKFPFLHLFLFVLTLLTTLTVGAMHVGVDLTKEPGKLYKGFPFAGALITILLSHELSHYFASKKHKVKATLPYFIPAPTIIGTFGAFIKMKSPIISRKSLIDIGASGPIAGFIVSIIVSVIGLNMSEVVSMEKYEGGLSLGDSMLFSILAKLIIGIIPADYDIMLHPVAFAGWIGFFVTSINLIPIGQLDGGHIAYALLGEKHKHISMLLVLAMFALGLLLWEGWALWAILMLILGLRHPPVIYWEIPLDHRRRFVGWLSLMILIITFIPVPFKLI
- the lspA gene encoding signal peptidase II, yielding MKRSTIIIFIILLVILLDQASKYLIIRYVDVFDSIEILPFLHIVNVRNTGAAFGILKDMNTHFFITISIIAIIFVIYLLKKNAYNFVGLSLIFGGAAGNLIDRILYGKVVDFMDFSIGTFHWPAFNLADSCLTIGIGIILLTSLFKR
- the ileS gene encoding isoleucine--tRNA ligase, with the protein product MKKDFKDTLNLPQTDFPMKANLTQKEPEVIKFWEEQMIYEKLQQKNIGNRHYILHDGPPYANGHIHIGHALNKILKDIIVKYKSMQGFYSPFVPGWDCHGLPIELQVDRNLGEKKDTLDIIDKRKLCREYAEKFVNIQKEEFKRLGVFADWENPYLTMSNSYEATIVGEFCKFVDGGYVYKGKKPVHWCPSCVTALAEAEVEYNEKESPSIFVKFALDQDSIGEIIPLLKGKNIYVIIWTTTPWTLPANLALAFHPDFEYLVIEQGSEFYIVAEGRLKSLREELKLNGDIIAKIPGKDFEGMYTLHPFIQRKSKIILGQFVSLEEGTGIVHIAPGHGEDDYEIGLQYGLDIYAPVNDYGKFDFTGNEKISSLEGKHVFKANADIIEILKNKNALLKEEKITHSYPHCWRCKKPVIFRATEQWFLSITKNKLREHCLSNIEHITWIPRWGKDRIYGMISNRPDWCLSRQRSWGVPITLLKCKDCGEFVKDTEILTGIVNLVEAQSAEIWFLKEPAELIPEGYKCKKCGGSLFSKETDILDVWFDSGVSHAAVMEKDLRLSWPADLYLEGSDQHRGWFQSSLIASVGTRGKAPYKTVLTHGFVVDGSGKKMSKSLGNVIAPQEIIKTNGAEILRLWVSAEDYRDDIRISKEIIDRLTEAYRKIRNTCRFLLGNLNDYDGKDYSHNMLEIDRWAISRLQTFTRKVIEAYERFNFHDVFHNIYNFCVIDMSSFYLDVLKDRLYTFRSDSAERLAAQWVLYNILSTMTRLMAPILSFTAEEVWQSILKKTKGYKQDIPEIVPSVFLASFPEFNEKYYDEKLEKMWDELFILRNEVNKALELKRAERFIGNSLEAKIVLSLSDKYKDLLMQKIDFLPTFFIVSAVEISDQSFKDSYKSAEMPGIEILVERASGKKCQRCWNWSESVGSFSEEPDICERCYKVLFS
- the fusA gene encoding elongation factor G, with the translated sequence MANFEVEKIRTVAVVAHGGAGKTSLVETMLFNAGAIDRLGHVEDGTTTTDFEPEEISRKITISSSVAFCDWNTYRINFIDTPGFINFIEDTRSCLRVVDGIVLIVSAISGVKAETQKIWKYASDYELPRLIFINKMDKENASFSRAVGDIEKAFETEAIPLQVPLGSGENFKGIVDLIKMKAFNFKNSKPEEIDIPSDIIPDVEAYRKKLVEKIAESDDTLLEKYLEGGALSDDEIIKGVKEGSITKRFIPVTCGSAINNIAIANLLDAIILCLPSPTEMSRISPIKGKNIKDGKDVEKKPLKDESLSAYVFKTIADPFAGRLSIFRVYSGVLKADSNVLNATTGVKERIGQVYYLQGKKQIPAQIVGPGEIGVVAKLKETYTGDTLSDEAHPIVFEKVKFSDPIISYAIAPKSKGDEEKVSGGLHKILEEDPTLRFQRDEETKEMLLSGMGQVHLEVTLERLKRKFGVEVIMKTPKVPYRETIKVSTRAQGKYKKQSGGRGQYGDCWIEIEPMPRGSGYEFVDKIVGGVIPQQYRPAVEKGVVETMREGVIAGYPIVDIRVTLYDGSYHSVDSSEMAFKIAGSMALKKAMLDAKPILLEPIMKVEVITPDDTLGAVIGDLNSKRGKVQGVEPQAGGNQKIIALVPMSEMLVYANQIHSLTSGRGLYSMEFSHYEELPSHLAQKIIAEREAQKKERAEEK
- a CDS encoding SoxR reducing system RseC family protein produces the protein MVKFKSMEEFGIIESVHGKTATVKIPRKTMCEGCSLGTCKPAEQSMEIEAFNPIDAQVGQRVKVVIKPYTYLKESFIVYGIPALSLVIGAISGKEIFSSYFSNIDSDTLSALFGFGALIISFLFIKIWSISSGKKQHNKSVIEKVLNEKDWI
- a CDS encoding pantoate--beta-alanine ligase; this translates as MEVIRIPRIMQYTSKNHLLKGKTIGFVPTMGALHEGHLSLVRRARQDNNITVVSIFVNPIQFGPSEDYAKYPRDIEEDTKKLQKENIDILFLPDVSGMYPEDFLTYIDVEKISTKLCGAFRPGHFRGVATVVMKLFNIVKPTSAYFGQKDFQQTVVIKQMVKDLDLDIDIIICPTVRETDGLAMSSRNVYLDTEQRKAATIIYKTLLEASNLIKSGIIDGRKIQKIMQEKILKEPAVTKIDYIGVYDPVTLEEIYNIKKDVLLAAAIRIGSTRLIDNMILNL
- a CDS encoding phosphoadenosine phosphosulfate reductase family protein — encoded protein: MNDHEQKYLEGLNIDEKIDFSKKIINDAISRFGQEKIALAITGGKDSTMLLWLFKNVCSELSIKIPKCMFIDEGDVFTEILEFVETLKKQWNLDIVIAKNTDVAGKVKKIGDIIKVKDLNESNRQELRNLNFNEDEFTFEPESYIGNHLMKTVPMKTFIQEYKIAALATAIRWDEQEARKNEEYFSPRTNPDHYRIHPILHFKERDIWTAIHKYKIPYCILYSQGYRSLGAKSTTYKNSDIPAWQQDLEHTTERSGRGQDKELVMEKLRDLGYM